Proteins from one Coffea arabica cultivar ET-39 chromosome 8c, Coffea Arabica ET-39 HiFi, whole genome shotgun sequence genomic window:
- the LOC113707311 gene encoding cytochrome P450 76A1-like, which translates to MVSETSIGLELLVVALLFLVAWAILTWQKCNASEKLERLPPGPRRWPVVGNMFQLGWSAHESFAILASKQGPIMTLWLGSMCTVVISSNEVAREMFKNHDVVLAGRKIYEAMKGDIGNEGSLITAQYGPHWRMLRRLCTAEFFVTSRLDATVDVRAKCIDQMVKYIEAAGGSGANGIDVGKFFFLLAFNLIGNLMFSKDLLDPSSERGAKFFYHAGKVMEYAGKPNIADFLPLLKWLDPQGIRRSTQYHVKRAFDIAGLYLKERIIESNGDETDHPSPEKRRRDYLDVLLHYRGESAEEPPEFSPTTINIIVFEMFTAGTDTTTSTLEWATAELLRSPKTLEKVQAELRSVISLGTKLEEKHLDNLPYLKAVVKETLRLHPPLPFLVPHMAMDSCKMLGYHIPKETQILVNVWAIGRDPKTWENPLEFKPERFLEPSTADFKGHHFEFIPFGSGRRICPAVPLASRVLPMALGSILHLFDWSLADGIKPEELDMGERMGITLRKAVPLKAIPVPLQG; encoded by the exons ATGGTTTCTGAGACTAGTATAGGATTAGAACTGCTGGTTGTAGCCTTGTTGTTTCTGGTTGCCTGGGCAATTTTGACTTGGCAAAAATGCAATGCATCGGAAAAGTTGGAAAGATTGCCACCGGGGCCGAGGCGGTGGCCGGTGGTGGGCAATATGTTTCAATTGGGATGGTCAGCCCATGAGTCATTTGCTATATTGGCTAGTAAACAAGGCcctataatgactctttggCTAGGATCAATGTGCACTGTGGTGATATCATCGAATGAAGTGGCCCGTGAGATGTTCAAGAACCATGATGTGGTTCTTGCTGGAAGGAAAATATACGAGGCAATGAAAGGAGATATTGGCAATGAGGGCTCTCTTATAACTGCACAATATGGTCCCCATTGGCGGATGCTCAGGCGCTTGTGCACCGCCGAGTTCTTTGTAACGAGCAGGCTTGATGCAACAGTTGATGTCCGTGCTAAATGCATTGATCAGATGGTGAAATATATAGAAGCTGCTGGAGGTTCTGGTGCCAATGGGATAGATGTTGGAAAGTTTTTCTTCTTGCTGGCATTCAATCTTATTGGAAATCTCATGTTTTCCAAGGATCTTTTGGATCCAAGCTCTGAGAGGGGTGCAAAGTTCTTTTACCATGCAGGCAAAGTGATGGAATATGCTGGAAAGCCCAACATTGCAGATTTCTTGCCATTGCTTAAATGGCTTGACCCTCAGGGTATTAGGAGATCAACACAGTATCATGTCAAACGAGCCTTTGACATCGCTGGATTATATTTAAAAGAGAGAATCATCGAAAGTAATGGAGATGAAACGGATCACCCAAGTCCTGAAAAGAGGAGAAGAGATTACTTGGATGTTCTGTTGCATTACCGAGGCGAGAGCGCTGAAGAACCTCCTGAGTTCTCTCCAACAACAATCAACATTATAGTCTTT GAAATGTTCACAGCAGGGACAGACACAACAACTAGTACATTAGAATGGGCAACGGCAGAGCTTCTACGTAGTCCAAAAACTCTTGAAAAAGTCCAAGCTGAGTTGAGAAGCGTGATTAGTCTAGGGACTAAGTTAGAAGAAAAACACTTGGATAATCTTCCATACCTTAAGGCAGTAGTGAAGGAGACGCTCCGGCTACATCCACCGCTCCCTTTCTTGGTACCTCACATGGCTATGGACTCGTGCAAAATGCTAGGCTACCACATCCCAAAAGAAACACAAATTCTAGTAAATGTTTGGGCAATTGGAAGGGATCCAAAGACTTGGGAAAACCCTTTAGAGTTCAAGCCTGAAAGATTTTTGGAGCCAAGTACTGCAGATTTTAAGGGACACCATTTTGAGTTTATACCTTTTGGATCTGGCCGGCGAATATGCCCGGCCGTTCCTCTTGCTTCTCGAGTGCTACCAATGGCTCTAGGATCAATCTTGCACTTGTTTGATTGGAGCTTAGCTGATGGGATTAAACCAGAAGAGTTGGACATGGGAGAAAGGATGGGGATAACACTCAGGAAAGCAGTACCTTTAAAGGCCATACCAGTACCACTCCAAGGTTGA